From a single Gimesia fumaroli genomic region:
- a CDS encoding M56 family metallopeptidase, with the protein MTSTQFLELAVSLSVQVALVIIVAHWLGRLVNSERMQCRLWTVCYVVLLSLIGAALLLPHPRLFQPWDSIGAQHTTTLVTIEMQLGQILFFVWLAGASVSLMVFFFRSFQVNRFLNTCQPLDLDEFVSEENQLDIPELTSFPSKQRLRLLTSTRLTTPFCSQFHYPYIVVPEYLLGFDRQKLNFIIRHELEHLKTGHPLQLFLQRVVEVIFWFHPMVWWASQQSSISREFACDEAAIDSPSDIVMYLQTLLTIMEYSASQAEETPTSLAFGRGKSIVAKRARRLTQIAKRKKIDRRARILGPAACFSLVMLATLIGFLWLPIDVLASSRTNWSPWPTWSASILHDFDIPARDFEVFDHRIELHELLEHQTPESIDDD; encoded by the coding sequence ATGACATCAACACAATTCCTTGAATTGGCTGTTTCACTCTCAGTGCAAGTTGCACTGGTTATTATCGTTGCCCATTGGTTAGGACGGCTCGTAAATAGCGAACGGATGCAGTGTCGATTATGGACCGTCTGTTATGTGGTTCTACTTTCGCTGATCGGAGCTGCCCTATTGTTACCCCATCCGAGATTATTTCAACCTTGGGATTCGATTGGTGCGCAGCACACAACAACGCTTGTAACCATAGAAATGCAGTTAGGACAAATATTATTCTTTGTTTGGCTTGCCGGAGCCAGTGTTTCCTTGATGGTATTTTTCTTTCGCTCTTTTCAAGTCAATCGCTTTCTCAATACTTGCCAACCTCTTGATCTCGACGAATTTGTTTCTGAAGAGAATCAACTCGACATTCCTGAACTGACATCCTTTCCATCGAAACAAAGACTTCGATTATTAACAAGTACGAGGTTGACGACTCCATTTTGCTCCCAGTTCCACTATCCTTACATTGTAGTACCGGAATATCTGCTCGGATTTGATCGTCAGAAATTAAACTTCATCATCCGGCATGAATTAGAGCATCTCAAAACCGGACATCCGTTGCAATTATTTCTACAGCGTGTAGTTGAAGTGATTTTTTGGTTTCATCCAATGGTTTGGTGGGCATCGCAGCAGTCTTCCATTAGTCGGGAATTCGCCTGTGATGAGGCGGCAATTGATTCACCATCAGATATCGTCATGTATTTGCAAACATTACTTACAATCATGGAATACAGTGCATCGCAAGCGGAAGAGACACCCACATCACTGGCATTTGGAAGAGGAAAGAGCATCGTTGCCAAACGCGCTCGCCGCCTCACCCAAATTGCCAAGAGAAAAAAAATCGATCGTCGAGCCCGAATTTTGGGTCCGGCGGCGTGTTTCAGCCTTGTGATGTTGGCAACCTTGATTGGATTTTTGTGGCTACCAATTGATGTGCTTGCATCGTCTCGTACTAATTGGTCGCCTTGGCCAACTTGGTCTGCAAGCATTTTACATGACTTTGATATTCCCGCTCGTGACTTCGAAGTTTTCGACCACCGAATTGAACTGCACGAACTGTTGGAACATCAGACACCTGAGAGTATCGATGACGACTAG
- a CDS encoding LTA synthase family protein — MSKKLLPSNMLSGLSNPGPNASGELSEGALKEHSGFVYTVGNWYSVLSEWSGRYFVIAIIFAITLSYLLLLRTIMVVTYANFDKLSFGDSLSLFSVGLQFDVLVALCFVVPQLFHITIFSNRRVRGKTSRLLLDGAWIIAFLFLPFICIAEFIFFDEFQSRLNYIAFEYIVYPTEVCCNIWESYPLIDLIAIVGACGGSLWFLLRKNFHKRIATPMPWKRRYGFLVSCLTGIMILWSTIGADSRQISRDRVANECTWNGLYSFVYYAWTCRFDFKENYVTIESSEVDQRLRQQIVGDHDELNKGSNNPVDRIVDTGRPQQDYNVVLILEESLGSDFIGVLGDNRKLTPYFDELTRKGVLFDNFYATGNRTARALEAVLTSMPPIPTESILKRDHSNRVFTLANVLAKRGYERLFMTGGRGLFDGVRSFMKSNGFNRFIEQSDFQNPIFANAWGVSDEDLFRKSLGELDNMHSAGRPFFATILTVSNHRPYTYPEGRIPEKGQSRENAVKYADWALGYFFREAQSHDFYRNTIFIVMGDHGARVSGSQLFPMSSYRVPVLMIQPEGKGKGTRCSTLACSLDIAPTIMGRLGSDYRSVFFGYDALLKDPKKGRAVMQHNHDVALLDSKNHMVVLGFGKSVESFKLDRASHQLDQQVAPNLEMQHNATSYFQAAFELYYSDRWFPNYRLAARDDKMN; from the coding sequence ATGTCAAAAAAATTATTACCATCAAACATGCTTTCAGGATTATCCAATCCGGGTCCAAATGCATCGGGCGAATTATCAGAAGGCGCTTTGAAGGAACATTCAGGCTTCGTTTATACCGTAGGGAACTGGTATTCCGTATTATCTGAATGGTCGGGTCGGTATTTCGTGATTGCCATTATTTTTGCAATTACTCTTTCGTATCTGTTGCTTTTGCGAACCATCATGGTGGTGACCTATGCAAACTTTGACAAACTCTCTTTCGGGGATAGTCTCAGTTTGTTTTCAGTGGGATTGCAGTTTGATGTACTCGTTGCGCTTTGCTTTGTGGTGCCTCAGTTATTTCATATCACCATCTTTTCGAACCGCAGAGTCAGGGGGAAAACGAGTCGCCTGTTGCTGGACGGGGCATGGATCATTGCCTTTTTGTTTCTGCCATTTATATGTATTGCTGAATTCATTTTTTTCGATGAGTTTCAATCACGGCTGAATTACATTGCCTTTGAATATATAGTCTACCCTACCGAAGTGTGCTGCAACATCTGGGAGTCATATCCACTCATTGACCTGATAGCCATTGTTGGTGCTTGTGGAGGAAGTCTCTGGTTTCTATTGCGGAAGAATTTCCATAAGAGGATCGCAACACCAATGCCCTGGAAACGGCGTTATGGATTTTTGGTAAGTTGCCTCACTGGAATTATGATCTTATGGTCCACTATTGGAGCAGACAGTCGCCAGATCTCTCGCGACCGTGTTGCAAATGAATGTACGTGGAATGGTTTATACAGTTTTGTGTACTACGCCTGGACCTGTCGATTCGATTTCAAAGAAAACTATGTCACAATTGAAAGTTCTGAAGTTGACCAACGTTTGAGACAGCAGATAGTAGGGGATCATGACGAACTGAATAAAGGATCGAATAATCCGGTCGACAGGATTGTAGATACGGGGAGACCACAACAGGATTACAATGTGGTCCTGATTCTGGAAGAGAGTCTGGGTTCTGACTTTATCGGTGTTTTGGGTGATAACCGCAAACTCACTCCGTACTTTGATGAACTAACCCGCAAAGGGGTTTTGTTTGACAATTTCTATGCTACGGGTAATCGAACCGCGCGTGCGTTGGAGGCGGTGCTCACCTCCATGCCGCCAATACCCACCGAATCGATTCTTAAACGTGACCATTCCAATCGTGTCTTTACTCTCGCAAACGTTCTCGCCAAGCGTGGTTACGAGCGTCTGTTTATGACGGGAGGCCGTGGTCTGTTCGATGGCGTGCGATCGTTCATGAAGTCAAATGGTTTCAACCGGTTCATTGAGCAGTCAGATTTCCAGAACCCCATCTTCGCGAATGCCTGGGGTGTCAGTGATGAAGACTTATTCCGCAAGTCACTGGGAGAACTCGACAATATGCACTCAGCCGGACGTCCGTTTTTTGCTACCATTCTTACCGTTTCCAACCATCGGCCTTACACATACCCGGAAGGAAGAATTCCCGAGAAGGGACAGTCACGTGAAAATGCGGTGAAGTACGCCGATTGGGCATTGGGTTATTTCTTTCGTGAAGCACAGTCGCACGATTTCTATCGCAATACAATCTTCATTGTAATGGGTGATCATGGAGCCCGAGTTTCCGGTAGTCAGCTTTTTCCAATGAGTTCCTATCGAGTTCCGGTTTTGATGATTCAGCCGGAAGGAAAAGGAAAGGGAACGCGCTGCAGTACGCTGGCCTGCTCGCTGGATATCGCACCGACCATCATGGGGCGGCTGGGTAGTGACTATCGTTCGGTCTTTTTCGGATACGACGCACTTCTGAAAGATCCGAAAAAAGGGCGTGCAGTGATGCAGCACAATCATGATGTGGCATTGCTCGATTCCAAGAATCACATGGTTGTGCTCGGATTTGGAAAATCGGTGGAGAGCTTCAAACTGGATCGGGCCAGCCATCAACTTGATCAGCAGGTTGCCCCAAATCTGGAAATGCAGCATAACGCCACGTCCTATTTTCAGGCGGCCTTTGAACTCTATTATTCAGATCGATGGTTTCCCAATTACAGATTAGCCGCGAGGGATGATAAAATGAATTAG
- a CDS encoding TolC family protein, whose protein sequence is MMARLHTLFLLLLLAFSGCRTNGSSRSNLSAINDISSTPSPVIKTQAARVTVPVKRKSDTNIKKVSLNFTESDKSKTPTESPHFARQSQSLSVYDSISLALEGNPDLVALRETEQVGVATVGVAETYPFNPMVQVQVTPSQENRKIPNRGPGTTSHYVLLMQRIQLAHQQQYREDAAHSSLNGVRWNIHQAELQTTALTAQLYFTALYQRGLLEIAEASQSNNERLLESLIKRFEAGDISGADLATVRIDTRSTNQQLRLAEANYQTALRNLRRQLGLPPDSPEEIEGDLRMIRWLLPTAGNGGSMTSGMGLQSLDVPNDNQAWIASWAASRPDVLVAHANIDVASANLNLATADRVPDLTMGPYYQQDPNGLARFGLRAELNLPIINTGRPLETQRMTELNQRTALWRQTLLKAELEAQAAFERYKLAFDVLAKEKTYSISELPQELQSLEKQFLAGEVDVVRIIQARTSILQNQRAQLDLFNELAQSAALLVGATGMPLDLLMGQ, encoded by the coding sequence ATGATGGCTCGTCTTCACACTCTATTTTTGTTGCTGCTATTAGCATTCAGCGGATGCAGAACCAACGGTTCATCTCGATCTAATCTGAGCGCTATTAATGACATTTCGAGTACCCCATCTCCTGTGATAAAAACTCAGGCAGCCAGAGTCACAGTTCCTGTTAAACGCAAATCAGATACCAACATAAAAAAAGTGTCGTTAAATTTTACGGAATCAGATAAATCCAAAACTCCTACTGAATCCCCCCATTTTGCAAGGCAGTCGCAGTCATTGTCTGTTTACGATAGCATCTCTCTGGCCTTGGAAGGGAACCCGGACCTGGTTGCCCTCCGTGAAACGGAACAAGTGGGCGTTGCCACTGTGGGAGTCGCTGAAACTTATCCATTTAACCCAATGGTACAGGTACAGGTCACTCCCAGTCAGGAAAACCGAAAGATTCCCAATAGAGGCCCTGGGACCACTTCACACTATGTACTATTGATGCAACGAATTCAGTTAGCACATCAACAACAGTACCGTGAGGACGCAGCGCATTCATCGTTAAATGGAGTGCGTTGGAATATTCATCAAGCCGAACTTCAAACGACTGCACTTACTGCACAGTTATATTTCACGGCACTTTATCAGCGAGGACTCTTGGAGATAGCAGAGGCCAGTCAGAGCAATAATGAGCGTTTGCTCGAATCGTTGATAAAGCGATTTGAGGCAGGTGATATCTCTGGTGCTGACCTTGCTACGGTTCGTATCGATACACGCTCCACAAACCAGCAATTGCGATTAGCAGAAGCAAATTATCAGACAGCACTTCGTAATCTTCGACGCCAGCTTGGACTGCCACCGGACTCTCCCGAAGAGATTGAAGGTGACCTGAGAATGATCCGATGGCTGCTTCCCACTGCGGGGAACGGGGGATCGATGACATCTGGAATGGGTCTTCAAAGTCTTGATGTTCCCAACGACAATCAAGCGTGGATTGCGAGTTGGGCCGCATCCCGGCCCGATGTGCTTGTGGCGCACGCGAATATCGATGTAGCATCAGCCAATTTAAATCTTGCTACTGCAGACCGTGTTCCCGATCTGACGATGGGACCTTATTATCAGCAAGACCCGAATGGGTTGGCACGTTTTGGACTCCGGGCAGAGCTGAACCTGCCAATTATTAATACAGGTAGACCTCTCGAAACACAGCGTATGACCGAACTAAATCAGAGGACTGCATTATGGCGCCAGACGCTTCTGAAAGCTGAGTTAGAAGCACAGGCGGCTTTCGAACGATACAAACTCGCTTTTGACGTACTCGCCAAAGAGAAAACGTACAGTATTTCAGAGTTGCCACAAGAATTGCAGAGTTTGGAGAAACAATTCCTTGCAGGAGAAGTGGATGTTGTTCGGATCATCCAGGCTCGAACCAGTATTTTACAAAATCAACGCGCTCAACTCGACCTATTCAACGAACTCGCTCAGTCAGCCGCTCTCTTAGTTGGCGCGACCGGCATGCCTTTAGACCTGCTCATGGGTCAGTGA
- a CDS encoding mercuric transporter MerT family protein: MATDTTAKKRLTCPSCEQKAKRVSTVTLGALLVEECASQFVKDGNDRCDIDGCNPLAGDTGWRFCESKACDVVYFSEEGNTMFTGSQLKVLVGIKETEGERPLCYCFGHSVDSIKGELRSKGQSSALEDIRAKMKDPGCRCENENPSGSCCLGNVKKGIKVAQEELRLADSDIQMSTPAKSSTGKGEKIAKIGTIVSAIMASSCCWLPLVLLTVGVSGAGIASTMEAYRPTFMVVTFGFLGAAFYFTYRPKNAVVAGRHDCCSTEAAVENDCCVSASKSRFSMMTLNKAMLWLVTIMAVAFLFFPSYVGAIIGGSDGKAVTENMNRAVIKVEGMACEGCSALVAEAIHTVPGVLAVKVDYEKGETVVGTKLDQPVPIKEIRAALEKAGFSGAFVRGQTEH, from the coding sequence ATGGCCACGGATACGACGGCAAAGAAGAGACTTACGTGCCCATCCTGTGAACAGAAAGCAAAACGCGTGAGCACCGTCACTCTTGGAGCATTACTTGTTGAGGAATGTGCCAGTCAGTTTGTAAAGGACGGCAATGATCGTTGTGACATTGATGGCTGCAATCCACTCGCTGGAGATACTGGATGGCGGTTCTGTGAGTCTAAGGCCTGTGATGTCGTGTACTTCTCCGAAGAAGGCAACACGATGTTCACAGGATCGCAACTCAAAGTTCTGGTAGGTATCAAGGAAACGGAAGGCGAAAGACCGCTGTGCTACTGTTTCGGCCATTCCGTCGACAGCATTAAGGGCGAGCTTCGGTCGAAAGGACAATCTAGTGCCCTTGAAGACATCCGAGCCAAGATGAAAGACCCCGGATGCCGATGCGAGAACGAGAATCCATCCGGCTCCTGCTGTCTCGGTAACGTGAAGAAAGGGATTAAGGTTGCACAAGAAGAGCTAAGGTTGGCCGATTCTGACATTCAGATGTCAACTCCTGCCAAGTCATCCACTGGCAAGGGTGAGAAGATTGCCAAGATCGGAACCATCGTCTCTGCCATTATGGCGTCGAGTTGTTGTTGGTTGCCCTTGGTTTTGTTGACTGTCGGTGTTTCTGGTGCCGGGATCGCTTCGACAATGGAAGCTTATCGCCCGACGTTCATGGTGGTCACATTTGGCTTTCTGGGAGCAGCGTTTTACTTCACATATCGGCCAAAGAACGCTGTTGTCGCTGGCAGGCACGATTGTTGCTCCACCGAAGCAGCCGTCGAGAACGACTGTTGTGTGTCTGCGTCAAAAAGCCGATTCAGCATGATGACGCTCAACAAAGCCATGCTATGGCTGGTCACTATCATGGCGGTCGCCTTCCTGTTTTTTCCAAGCTACGTCGGAGCGATCATCGGTGGCAGTGATGGCAAGGCCGTTACTGAGAACATGAACCGAGCAGTTATCAAAGTTGAAGGGATGGCCTGTGAAGGCTGTTCGGCCCTTGTTGCCGAGGCAATTCATACCGTGCCGGGTGTTCTAGCCGTAAAAGTTGACTACGAAAAAGGTGAGACCGTTGTCGGCACAAAACTTGATCAGCCCGTACCGATAAAGGAGATTAGGGCTGCTTTGGAGAAGGCAGGATTCAGTGGAGCCTTCGTTCGTGGACAGACTGAGCATTAA
- a CDS encoding DUF1559 domain-containing protein: MHNGLTGISECSQRQQLKCFSLHGFKPLKNLSRSRQLRRGFTILELLVTFGVIGTLMGLILPAVGSAREVARQLQCKNQLKQIGLALHSYHDTNNCLPSGWQWEASRQSAYSWAVTLLPYLEQRAIYDQVNRNQILSHPLNQSARSTSIVNFLCPSDIIDPTFMLYEENKLTETLTPLFELPTANYFGVFGTIEPDDSIPAPLGDGTFLEFRLVRFADLQRGLSNTIIVGERTMAKVPSTWLGVDSSGEDAACRLVGMAMTTPNCNICDECEFSSRHPGGANFLWGDGRVRIVSENIDSSTYQGMARRLTEF; the protein is encoded by the coding sequence ATGCATAATGGGCTGACCGGCATCAGCGAATGTTCGCAACGCCAGCAGTTGAAATGTTTTAGTCTTCATGGATTTAAACCTCTCAAAAATCTGTCTCGATCTCGGCAGTTACGTCGTGGCTTTACGATTCTTGAATTACTTGTAACCTTTGGGGTGATCGGCACTCTTATGGGCCTGATCCTGCCTGCTGTCGGCTCTGCCCGAGAAGTTGCACGGCAATTACAGTGCAAAAATCAGCTCAAGCAAATTGGTCTCGCGCTCCATTCTTATCACGACACCAATAATTGCCTGCCATCTGGCTGGCAATGGGAGGCATCGAGGCAATCTGCTTATAGCTGGGCCGTGACGCTGCTACCTTATTTAGAACAACGAGCAATCTATGATCAGGTTAATCGCAATCAGATTCTCAGTCACCCATTAAATCAGTCTGCTCGAAGCACTTCTATTGTAAACTTTCTGTGCCCGTCAGATATCATTGATCCGACATTTATGCTTTATGAAGAGAATAAATTAACTGAGACCCTGACACCTCTTTTCGAGCTTCCTACTGCGAACTATTTTGGAGTATTCGGAACGATCGAGCCCGATGATAGTATTCCTGCTCCGCTTGGAGATGGTACGTTCCTTGAATTCAGACTGGTTCGCTTTGCCGACCTACAGCGTGGTTTAAGCAACACCATCATTGTGGGAGAACGAACGATGGCAAAAGTACCATCAACGTGGCTGGGCGTAGACTCCTCTGGCGAAGACGCTGCCTGCCGACTCGTTGGAATGGCAATGACTACTCCTAACTGCAATATCTGTGACGAGTGTGAATTTTCCAGTCGCCATCCAGGTGGTGCTAATTTCTTATGGGGCGATGGTCGGGTTCGGATTGTCTCGGAAAACATTGATTCTTCTACTTACCAGGGAATGGCTCGTAGGTTAACAGAATTTTGA
- a CDS encoding SulP family inorganic anion transporter: protein MSDQTISTTTDGFNPATITESGNSASTNSLTGKPKNGLPGLKHWIYDLRSGIMVAMISLPFSMGIAITSGAPPVCGVISSIIAGFILPIAGGSYVTISGPAAGLAPALFSGIIALATAEVGKDVAAGKSTAELLEIGYPLVLVAIAIAGVLQTILARFKVARLSAIFPAAAIEGMLAAIGMLIIVKQLPLLLGTTFEAHEFWEILAEAPRRFSEANGAVLATGLSCTAALFILNALPFKLFKVVPPPVWVFIGGAITAQLTFGIDPMYCIQIPENPLQNGMQMPDFGRIIFAPSTWTALGYLVLVLILIDATESLATIMAVDKLDPYKRRSDPDQTLQSMGICNTASSIVGGLTIIPGIVKSTANIIGGGRTLWANFFNAVTLIVFMSLGRGLINQVPLAVLAAILIFIGWKLCGPKVWKHISNIGPEQLGVFLLTIVVTVSTDLLIGIAVGVFVKLLINMSLIRLANRISGINGKRGFFSHFLGLFRNPVGNREFQNGVCELTFDRPLHCFNLLHVIREMQSVHDNTKTLRLHFAPLSNVIDHTSVETILHYVQEYKLKGVEVELVGWDRFVPLSEHDDAVRFGPAEKLSERQSQQADESGGV from the coding sequence ATGTCCGATCAAACAATTAGTACGACAACCGATGGGTTTAACCCAGCAACGATCACGGAGTCTGGCAACAGTGCATCAACCAATTCCCTGACCGGCAAACCTAAAAACGGCCTGCCTGGTCTGAAGCACTGGATCTACGATCTTCGATCGGGGATCATGGTAGCGATGATTTCGCTACCATTTTCAATGGGAATCGCGATTACGTCGGGTGCTCCGCCCGTGTGCGGAGTGATTTCTTCGATCATCGCTGGCTTTATCCTGCCGATTGCTGGTGGTTCGTATGTCACGATCAGTGGCCCAGCAGCTGGATTGGCTCCGGCACTCTTCAGTGGAATTATCGCGTTGGCTACCGCTGAGGTAGGTAAAGATGTTGCAGCCGGGAAATCAACAGCCGAGTTACTTGAGATCGGCTATCCACTCGTGCTCGTTGCGATCGCAATCGCCGGCGTGCTTCAGACGATTCTGGCGAGATTCAAAGTTGCCCGGTTATCGGCAATCTTTCCGGCAGCCGCTATTGAAGGTATGCTGGCAGCCATTGGTATGCTGATCATCGTAAAACAGCTGCCGCTATTGCTGGGTACTACGTTCGAGGCACACGAGTTCTGGGAGATCCTGGCTGAAGCACCACGCAGGTTCTCGGAGGCCAATGGAGCGGTGCTGGCCACGGGGCTCAGTTGCACGGCCGCACTGTTCATCCTGAACGCATTGCCGTTCAAACTCTTTAAGGTCGTGCCTCCTCCGGTTTGGGTTTTTATCGGTGGGGCGATCACGGCACAGTTGACCTTTGGCATCGATCCGATGTACTGCATACAGATCCCCGAGAATCCGCTGCAGAACGGTATGCAGATGCCAGACTTCGGTCGGATCATCTTTGCCCCGAGCACCTGGACTGCACTGGGCTACCTTGTCTTGGTCCTGATTCTAATCGATGCCACCGAGTCTCTCGCTACAATCATGGCGGTCGACAAGCTAGATCCTTACAAACGCCGTTCCGATCCAGACCAGACACTGCAGTCGATGGGAATCTGTAACACAGCATCGAGCATTGTGGGCGGACTGACGATCATTCCAGGTATCGTAAAAAGCACTGCGAACATCATCGGCGGTGGCCGTACACTGTGGGCTAACTTTTTCAACGCAGTCACGTTAATCGTCTTCATGAGCCTTGGCCGTGGGCTGATCAATCAAGTTCCACTGGCTGTCCTGGCGGCGATCTTGATCTTTATTGGCTGGAAGCTCTGCGGCCCAAAAGTTTGGAAGCACATCTCCAATATCGGGCCCGAGCAGCTCGGTGTGTTTCTGCTGACTATCGTCGTCACGGTTTCAACAGATTTGTTGATCGGAATTGCGGTTGGTGTGTTTGTGAAGCTGCTGATCAACATGTCGTTAATCCGCCTGGCAAACCGCATCAGCGGAATCAATGGCAAGCGCGGTTTCTTTTCGCATTTTCTGGGCCTCTTTCGAAATCCGGTCGGGAACCGCGAATTCCAGAACGGCGTGTGCGAACTCACGTTTGATCGGCCGTTGCACTGCTTCAATCTGCTTCACGTCATTCGTGAGATGCAGTCCGTTCACGACAACACAAAGACGCTACGGCTGCATTTTGCTCCGCTATCGAACGTCATAGACCACACGTCGGTCGAAACGATCCTCCACTACGTCCAGGAGTACAAGCTCAAAGGGGTAGAGGTGGAACTCGTCGGTTGGGACCGTTTTGTCCCATTGTCGGAACATGACGACGCCGTCCGCTTCGGCCCAGCGGAAAAGTTGTCCGAGCGACAATCTCAACAAGCTGATGAATCCGGGGGAGTGTGA
- a CDS encoding phosphatase PAP2 family protein, whose amino-acid sequence MSALLLLTGCVTTTKLTRIESSSLSDTLLTNTNSREQPGYQRVTESTEVANPTNMDDTEWGTAKSVGTGSSYPDWLNMPPDGIHYRPLHHPDVILPDQFVQNDAQPALVTVEGFLLNDPLDNPDFYNPTFDDGKLIERLNLWDRIKSDHTNYYSRESLTWLAGGFGVGAIMANTSIDEGIQNHFQISVHSASSDDWLETLHAQKEWGNGRYTLPIFAAAWVAGKLFERVPLASTTGEWGERSIRAFLVGTPPMLAMQYVTGASRPGETSSGSRWKPFQDNNGVSGHSFMGAIPFLAAAKMTKKPLLKLAFYAGSTLAPLSRVNDNHHYSSQAFLGWWMAWIATNAVDATQKADRNWTVFPISYPGASGIAVEFRW is encoded by the coding sequence ATGAGCGCGCTCCTGCTGTTGACAGGTTGTGTCACCACTACAAAGCTAACGCGAATTGAATCGTCTTCCCTGAGCGATACCTTACTAACAAACACCAACTCAAGAGAGCAGCCGGGTTACCAGCGGGTCACAGAGTCAACAGAAGTGGCTAATCCGACCAACATGGATGACACAGAGTGGGGAACTGCTAAATCCGTTGGTACCGGTTCATCCTATCCGGATTGGCTAAACATGCCACCAGACGGGATTCACTATCGCCCCCTGCATCATCCGGATGTGATATTGCCAGATCAATTCGTACAAAACGATGCACAGCCGGCATTGGTCACTGTTGAGGGTTTCCTGTTGAACGATCCTCTAGATAATCCCGATTTTTACAACCCGACTTTCGACGACGGCAAACTTATTGAACGGCTGAATTTATGGGATCGAATTAAATCAGACCATACCAACTACTACTCAAGAGAGTCATTAACCTGGTTAGCAGGGGGATTTGGCGTAGGAGCGATCATGGCGAATACGTCAATTGATGAGGGAATCCAAAATCACTTTCAGATCAGTGTCCACAGCGCCAGTTCTGACGACTGGCTTGAGACGTTGCATGCGCAAAAAGAATGGGGCAACGGGCGCTATACGTTGCCGATTTTCGCGGCAGCCTGGGTGGCGGGAAAACTCTTTGAGAGGGTTCCACTAGCAAGTACAACAGGGGAATGGGGCGAACGCTCGATCCGGGCGTTCCTCGTTGGCACGCCTCCGATGCTCGCCATGCAATATGTAACTGGTGCCTCGCGCCCAGGAGAGACAAGTTCCGGTTCAAGATGGAAACCGTTTCAAGATAATAACGGGGTAAGTGGTCACAGTTTCATGGGGGCAATACCATTTCTGGCTGCTGCAAAGATGACTAAAAAACCACTTCTTAAGTTGGCTTTCTACGCCGGTTCCACTTTGGCACCGTTGTCCCGAGTTAATGATAACCACCACTACTCCTCACAGGCTTTTCTAGGTTGGTGGATGGCTTGGATTGCAACCAACGCAGTCGATGCGACACAGAAAGCAGATCGAAACTGGACCGTGTTTCCTATATCGTATCCAGGTGCGAGTGGTATTGCTGTGGAATTTCGGTGGTAA
- a CDS encoding BlaI/MecI/CopY family transcriptional regulator: MPKFHLTNCELEVMDVVWRKKRVTVQDVVDTLERPLAYTTVMTTLKILDETRGVVRRMKEGRAYVYEPAVSREKISRSMADDFTQRLFGGSVKSLVLSLVESDSMSRSDIKELKQAIQSLEKDS; this comes from the coding sequence ATGCCTAAATTTCATCTGACCAATTGCGAACTTGAAGTAATGGATGTTGTATGGCGGAAAAAACGCGTCACTGTGCAGGATGTCGTCGATACTCTCGAACGCCCACTGGCTTATACAACCGTCATGACAACGCTGAAGATACTGGATGAGACACGCGGAGTTGTCCGACGGATGAAGGAAGGTCGCGCCTATGTCTATGAGCCAGCGGTTTCACGCGAAAAAATTAGCCGCAGCATGGCCGACGACTTCACTCAGCGGCTGTTCGGCGGATCGGTGAAGTCGCTTGTGCTCAGCCTCGTCGAAAGCGACTCAATGTCGCGGTCGGACATCAAAGAATTGAAACAGGCAATTCAATCCTTGGAGAAAGACTCATGA
- a CDS encoding heavy metal-responsive transcriptional regulator: MDGQYTISQLAKVAEIPTTTLRYYERIGLVEPEDRSHGNYRLYSNESLKKLRFIRAAQATGFTLDDVRALLSDDSGNTPTCGSVQGLIEERLADIKTRLKDLQHVQKVLNSALRKCQKQKKNDCCQVVQGFSD, translated from the coding sequence ATGGACGGCCAATACACAATCAGCCAATTGGCAAAAGTTGCTGAGATTCCGACGACAACATTACGGTATTACGAACGCATAGGGCTTGTCGAACCCGAGGATCGCAGCCACGGGAACTACCGGCTATACAGTAACGAATCATTGAAAAAACTGAGATTTATCCGTGCTGCTCAGGCAACGGGCTTCACGCTAGACGACGTGAGAGCTCTGTTGTCGGACGATTCTGGTAACACACCAACGTGTGGGAGCGTCCAAGGATTAATTGAAGAGCGACTTGCAGATATTAAAACACGGCTAAAAGACCTTCAACACGTGCAAAAAGTTTTGAATTCCGCTCTGAGGAAGTGCCAGAAACAGAAGAAAAATGACTGCTGCCAAGTTGTCCAAGGTTTTTCGGACTGA